Proteins found in one Campylobacter suis genomic segment:
- a CDS encoding 4Fe-4S dicluster domain-containing protein has product MKKYMMIHDENLCIGCQGCSVACRSENNVPNNLYRLQVHSKMSGTFPKLKMDFLRHSCVMCEDAPCVEVCPTGASFKTADGITLLDDRICVSCKYCILACPYDARFVLPDGNIGKCTFCHESRLARGEEPACVTVCPTDALVFGDANDENSKISKMLKEKEVYYPKAELGTHPRLAMVANTKGGHNE; this is encoded by the coding sequence ATGAAAAAGTATATGATGATTCATGATGAAAATTTATGCATAGGCTGTCAAGGCTGTTCTGTCGCTTGTAGAAGCGAAAACAATGTTCCTAACAACCTTTATCGTTTGCAGGTACATTCAAAAATGAGTGGCACATTTCCAAAACTAAAAATGGACTTTTTGCGCCACAGCTGTGTTATGTGCGAGGATGCGCCTTGCGTTGAGGTTTGTCCTACTGGAGCAAGCTTTAAGACAGCAGATGGTATCACTTTACTTGATGATAGAATTTGCGTTAGCTGTAAATACTGCATCCTTGCTTGTCCTTATGATGCTAGATTTGTCTTGCCAGATGGAAACATTGGCAAATGTACATTTTGTCATGAAAGCCGACTAGCACGCGGTGAAGAGCCAGCTTGTGTAACTGTTTGTCCAACAGACGCACTTGTATTTGGAGATGCAAATGATGAAAACTCAAAAATTTCAAAAATGTTAAAGGAAAAAGAGGTTTATTACCCAAAAGCCGAGCTTGGTACACATCCACGCCTTGCTATGGTTGCAAACACAAAAGGAGGACACAAT